A single Myxocyprinus asiaticus isolate MX2 ecotype Aquarium Trade chromosome 50, UBuf_Myxa_2, whole genome shotgun sequence DNA region contains:
- the LOC127439112 gene encoding dual serine/threonine and tyrosine protein kinase-like — MENPQKSGPLVRDLTRTFSHYNKHNIFLKKNLKETIIFFREIRQNHSNTCTSTPGPETGPLSGISFPRQQEECLQNVVGSAPYILILGQDCAARYQLLNCLLGERILPLGPEAGGACGPEGGACRRRKLCFTHGRQRQLNLALSGQYELVHQLAAHCGRWDTVPCEDLEIQECEDDALRSAELEITLHHPLLQEVKIMVLPCRNVQTVEDALGDRKCGILPIILYAVRKDVLTFQQVSDLKKVREMLSFPICYIRIPSGLAASPELTHGGRERDRSVLYEQLVSLELINSSPGPCACGAPAQTPGGSGKMQSILGESLERLHRMLVPFTRLVLQNQQVEAANMLNDIHCSSLDFFINQAFDMQRDLQITPRRLEYTREKEGELFSSLMAIANRKQEEMKEMIVETLSSMKEQLLEDAANLQFTDIIVSSNGDPVTSKDIKACINQIQDLIVNRLNQAVANKLTSSVNILRESFVGTLERCLASLEKSTSESCVHNVTSNHLKQILNAAYHVEVTFQSGSSVTWMFWEQIKQIIHRISWVNPPSITPEWKRKVAQDAIESLSAAKLAKSICSQFRTRLNSSHEAFAASLRQLEEGHTGRLERTEDLWLRVRKDHAPRLARLSLESRSLRDILLNGKPKLGHELGRGQYGVVYLCDNWGGHHPCALKSVVPPDDKHWNDLALEFHYTRSLPKHERLVNLHGSVIDHSYAGGSSIAVLLIMERLHRDLYTGLKAGLCLKERLQIALDVVEGIRFLHSQGLLHRDIKLKNVLLDKQNRAKITDLGFCKPEAMMSGSIVGTPIHMAPELFTGKYDNSVDVYAFGILFWYLCTGSVKLPEAFEKCSSKDQLWTNVKKGSRPERLPTFDEECWQLMEACWNGDPSQRPLLGIVQPSLQRIMDRLCDNADQKSANLDDSN; from the exons GTCCACTCAGCGGTATCTCATTCCCACGTCAACAGGAAGAATGCCTGCAGAATGTTGTCGGTAGTGCCCCCTATATCCTTATTCTGGGTCAGGACTGTGCGGCCCGGTACCAACTCCTGAACTGTCTGCTGGGAGAGAGGATCCTCCCACTTGGGCCGGAGGCGGGCGGGGCCTGTGGGCCAGAGGGTGGGGCCTGCCGGAGGAGGAAGTTGTGTTTCACACACGGTCGACAGAGACAGTTGAATTTGGCATTGTCGGGTCAGTACGAGCTTGTGCATCAGTTAGCGGCTCACTGCGGTCGCTGGGATACTGTGCCGTGCGAAGACCTTGAGATCCAGGAGTGTGAAGATGATGCGCTGCGATCAGCTGAGCTCGAGATCACGCTCCATCATCCACTGCTGCAG gaGGTGAAGATCATGGTTCTTCCATGTCGTAACGTGCAGACCGTCGAAGACGCTCTGGGCGACCGCAAGTGCGGCATTCTTCCCATAATCCTCTACGCGGTCAGAAAAGACGTGTTGACTTTCCAGCAGGTGAGCGATCTGAAGAAAGTTCGTGAGATGCTGTCGTTCCCCATTTGCTACATACGGATCCCGAGTGGCCTGGCGGCATCCCCAGAACTAACCCACGGTGGCCGCGAGAGAGACCGCAGCGTGCTGTACGAACAGCTCGTGTCTCTGGAGCTCATCAACAGTTCGCCGGGACCCTGCGCTTGTGGAGCGCCTGCACAGACGCCCGGCGGATCCGGCAAGATGCAGAGCATTCTGGGAGAGAGTCTGGAGCGTCTGCACCGCATGCTGGTGCCGTTCACGAGACTCGTCCTGCAGAATCAACAGGTGGAGGCCGCAAACATGCTAAACGACATTCACTGCAGCTCTCTGGATTTCTTCATCAACCAG GCGTTTGACATGCAGCGAGATCTGCAGATCACGCCCCGTCGTCTGGAATACACCCGTGAGAAAGAGGGCGAGCTCTTCAGCTCTCTCATGGCCATCGCCAACCGCAAACAAGAAGAGATGAAGGAGATGATCGTCGAGACGCTGAGCAGCATGAAGGAGCAACTGCTGGAGGATGCTGCTAACCTACAGTTCACag ATATCATCGTGTCATCCAACGGTGATCCGGTGACTTCTAAAGACATCAAGGCGTGTATTAATCAGATTCAAGATCTGATCGTGAACAGACTCAATCAGGCCGTGGCTAATAAACTCACCAGTTCAGTGAATATACTGCGAGAGAGTTTCGTGGGAACGCTAGAGAGATGTCTCGCCAGTCTGGAGAAATCCACCTCAGAGTCTTGTGTGCACAACGTCACGTCCAACCACCTCAAACAG attctGAACGCTGCGTATCACGTGGAGGTGACGTTTCAGTCGGGTTCTTCTGTCACGTGGATGTTCTGGGAACAGATCAAACAG ATAATTCACAGGATATCGTGGGTGAATCCTCCCTCGATCACTCCAGAGTGGAAGCGTAAAGTGGCTCAGGACGCGATCGAGAGTCTCAGCGCTGCTAAACTGGCCAAGAGCATCTGCTCACAGTTCAGAACACGCCTCAACAGCTCACATGAAGCGTTCGCCGCGTCTCTCAGACAG ctggAGGAGGGTCACACGGGTCGTTTGGAGCGTACTGAAGATCTGTGGCTGCGGGTGAGGAAAGATCACGCCCCACGACTCGCTCGACTGTCGCTCGAGAGCCGATCGCTCCGAGATATCCTGCTGAACG GAAAGCCGAAGCTGGGTCATGAGTTGGGTCGAGGTCAGTATGGTGTGGTGTATCTGTGTGATAATTGGGGCGGTCATCACCCCTGTGCGCTCAAATCTGTGGTTCCTCCTGATGACAAACACTGGAACGACCTGGCGCTGGAGTTTCACTACACACG GTCTCTGCCTAAACACGAGCGGTTAGTGAATCTCCACGGGTCAGTTATTGATCACTCTTATGCCGGCGGATCCAGTATCGCTGTTCTGTTGATCATGGAGCGGTTACATCGAGATCTTTACACCGGACTGAAG GCCGGTCTGTGTCTGAAGGAGAGGTTACAGATCGCTCTGGACGTGGTGGAGGGAATCCGGTTCCTGCACAGTCAGGGTCTCCTGCACCGAGACATCAAACTCAAGAACGTTCTG CTGGACAAACAGAACCGGGCCAAAATCACCGATCTGGGCTTCTGTAAACCCGAGGCCATGATGTCAGGCAGTATAGTGGGCACTCCCATTCACATGGCACCAGAACTGTTTACAG gAAAGTATGATAACTCGGTGGACGTGTACGCATTCGGGATTCTCTTCTGGTATCTCTGCACCGGATCTGTCAAACTTCCGGAAGCGTTTGAGAAATGTTCCAGTAAAGACCAGCTGTGGACCAACGTCAAGAAAG GCTCACGGCCAGAGCGTTTGCCAACGTTTGACGAGGAATGCTGGCAGCTCATGGAAGCGTGCTGGAACGGCGACCCATCCCAGCGACCCCTGCTCGGAATCGTACAGCCCAGTCTGCAACGCATCATGGACCGTCTGTGTGACAACGCTGATCAAAAGAGCGCAAACCTTGACGACTCAAACTAA